The Drosophila bipectinata strain 14024-0381.07 chromosome 3L, DbipHiC1v2, whole genome shotgun sequence region GGCCAGCTTTCGATTCATCGCCTCATAGATGGCGAAGCGGGCCAGTTGCTTAAGGCTCCTGGGGCGGCGGTAGAGCGACGAGATCAGTGCTATGAGATGTTCCGTCTTTTTACTCGGCACCTGGGCCACGTAGAAGTTGTGCAGCGACTTAAGGCAGTTGAACAGTGGCTCGTGCTCCATGGTCAGATAAAACAAGTGGATCACTCGCTGGTAGGTTGCGTGAGGGTCTAGCAGGATGAACTCCTTTTTCGTTATCAAAATGATGTAGTAGAAAAGCAGGTAGCAGGAATTTGTGCGAAACGAGCTACGGAAAGTGGCCAGCTCGGTGGAAAATATCGCAATGGCGGGCGTGGTTTTGCCACTTAGCAAAATATTTGGATCAGCTCCGTACTGGATCAATGTAAGCGTTAGCTCGTAGACGCACTCCATATCGTGGCAAGTTCGCACATTCTGCACCATGTCCATCACCGCCTGCAGAATGTGTTGATATGTCTTGTTGCAGTCCAAGCCGtgttgcaacagcaacagcaggatGTTTTTGATGAAGTCGAAATTTGTACGCTTCTGAGTGTCGCAGTTCAACGTAAAATTCTCACTTACTGTGAACACGAGAACGTGGAGAGGCTTGAGGTTAGCGCGGTACGAGCAGTTTGGGTTCGCTCCATGTTGCAACAGCATTCGAATGCAATTTAAATAGCAAACCTGAAACAAAACCATTAATTtcttttatactttttgtGTGTTTCATCTACACACCTTCATTGAGTGCGTAAAGTGATGCAGGTGATCCTTGTTAATTAGCGGAACCAGCAAAACCATGATCGGCACAGACCCATcccggccaactatattcggGTCGCCATCCTCCTTGATAAGCATGCTCAGCAGTTCGTAACAGACCTCCCAGTCCCGCAGGTGACGGAATACACAAGCCATGGCACTGTTTCCAGCTTGGTTGATCGACTGCTTGGCACCGTTTTGCAGCAAAAAGCGGACCAGATGCAGCACGTCCCACTTGCTCCACTTGTCATACCCGTACCGAGCCTCTTCCAGCGCATAGCGTACAATCAGGGCATGTAGCGGAGTGTTTCCTAGAGAGTCCGGTGCATTGATCAGCTCTTTGCAGCCTCGCTCCAGCAGTATACGGAGTGTGGCAAGTGTGTCCTCAGCTGACTTTCGAGCGGCAAATATAACTGAAAGGGAAATTGGGCTTTAGAAAAGACCATACTGAACTAGGTACGGAAGTATACTCACCCACATGCAGAAGAGTCATCTGTTGGGTGCAGGTGCGCACTGTGGTGACAGCACCCTGGTGGATGAGCAACTCGAGGAAGCGACCGTCATGGAGCACGGCATGATGGATCGGATAGTATTCGTCCATGATGAGATTGATCTCTTCAGAACGCGTAACAACCAGCTGCTGGACACAGTTCCAGGCTCCACGTTCACAAGCGAGATGTAACAACGGTTTTTTAACGCGGAATGGTATCCACGGCTCCTCCATTTTCTGGGTAAGCAGACTGAGAACGTTGTACTGGTCGCCATCGATGGCGTAGTAAAGGGCGTTTTGGAGCTTTGTGCTTAGGCGTTCACTAACATCGTCCACATTGTTGTGCCACTTGCCGCTCTCCTCACAGTTGCGGGTATGGGCGCCTGGAAAGCACATGCGTGTGTCCACATCAATGCGGGCACCGTGTCGCAGGAGGAGCTCCACACACTCCTCGTAGCCACGAAGCGTGGCAATGTGCAACGGTAGGGAACATGGCGAGCGGTTTACATCCGGACGGTGACGGTGCAGCAGCCATTTAGTGAGATCGATGTGATTGAGGCCGACACTGCGCTGCAGTATATTGTAGCCGTACTCGTCGTGGAGGGCCAGGATGTTCTCGTGCTTGGGTATCTGGATCAGCAGACTCTCAAGCGTCTGAATCGAGACCTTGGGATTGGCGCGCAGGATATCGAACAATGTTTGGATGGTTTCTTCGGTGGCCTTGGACACCTTCCCGTCGCGATGGGAGAGCAGGGCCGAGCCCGAACGAAACACCTGGCTTACGGAGCCACCCATTGTGAGATGGGATGGCTATCCCCAGAAGTCTTTCCTACGGCTAACACATGCTTCTCCCTTCGTTGCGACGCAGTTTCTACTAGGAGATCAATAAACAATGAAATGCGTAGCAGTCGCGAAACCGTAAAAATCAATAAGACCCCGAAAAAGTAGCCCAAATCACCAGCAATGAGACGCTTTAAGACGCGAGGCCGATCCACAGAGGATGGTCAGAGACTCCCTCATCACCTGGTTGGATTTACACACCAAATACATCGCCCCGGGGCATTCGGTACAGATTTTTCCTAATCGCAAATAAACTTCTTGCTGTGTCCGTCGCTCTTCCTCTTAATTTCCGATAGCAGTGTGTATAACAGCTGGGACCTATCGTCTATCGGAATCAGGGTACAGTGAAAACTGGACTCCGATAAACTTAGCAAGATTAACTTTTGCCATTGCtggattattttataattagttCTCAAGGGTAAAAAGCTCAAActttaactattttttaatattctacAACATTTTATCACTAAGATATATTTTATCCGGGTTGTCTACCAAAACTTATCGATAAACAGATTCTCTTCTCCAAATAATCAGTCTTCACTGTATCTTATTGGCGCCCAAACGAAACAAAACTGCATCTTCAAAGGTTCCCCGTatagaaattgaaaatccaaacaaaaaaatggcacAACGCCGGGAGACTAAGTACGAAAACCTGTCCGCCCAGTTTAGGCTGAAGACTCACGATTACCAGAAGCAGTTCTGCCACCTGTATGCCCACCGGTTGGCCGAGATGACCCGTCTCCTTAGTCCACTGGCACAGGAAAAGTGGGGTCGCAAGGAGCCCATCAAGAAACTGTGTGAACTGCGTGGCGAGCAGGATGTGCACTGCATCCTCATCGGCACCATATACAAGCACCAAGCTCACAAGCCTAGTATCTTAAGGGACATTTCGGAGGAGAACCAGCTGGCGCCGCAGCCACCCAGACAAAATTACTCTGAGCCGGAGGACAAACTGGTGCTGGAGGATGAGCTGCAGCGCGTGCGGTTGCAGGGCGAACTTCTTCAGGGCCAGCTTATGGCCACCGGAGTAGTATGTGCCGTGCTTGGAGGCACAGACAGCGAAGGCTTCTTCAACGTGGAGGACGTACTTTTCTACGAGAGCGGACCGCAGAAAcctttaaaaaccaaaaacagcAGCCGGCTCTTGGTTCTAGTTTCTGGATTGGATCAAATACAGGCCCACACCTTTGCAGACGCCCTCAATCTGTTCCAGTATTGGCTAGCTGGAAGTTTTGGTAATGGAAAAGAGGCTGGCTCTATAGTGCGCCTTATTGTGGCAGGCAACTCTGTCCGAGCTAGTGCTGTGGCCCATGTACCAACTTTACAAGTGGCCAGAACTCAGGCAAACGCCAACGATACTGTCCAAGCTGTCACACAATTGGACAAGTGGTTTGCCGCCTGGGCCCGCAGTCTGCCCGTGGATATTCTTCCAGGAGCCTATGATCCGGCTAATTTTATGCTGCCCCAGCAGCCGTTCCACAAATGCATGTTCCCGGAAGCAGCTAAGCTCTCCTCTTTCCAGGCAGTGAC contains the following coding sequences:
- the LOC108120858 gene encoding ankyrin-3 translates to MGGSVSQVFRSGSALLSHRDGKVSKATEETIQTLFDILRANPKVSIQTLESLLIQIPKHENILALHDEYGYNILQRSVGLNHIDLTKWLLHRHRPDVNRSPCSLPLHIATLRGYEECVELLLRHGARIDVDTRMCFPGAHTRNCEESGKWHNNVDDVSERLSTKLQNALYYAIDGDQYNVLSLLTQKMEEPWIPFRVKKPLLHLACERGAWNCVQQLVVTRSEEINLIMDEYYPIHHAVLHDGRFLELLIHQGAVTTVRTCTQQMTLLHVVIFAARKSAEDTLATLRILLERGCKELINAPDSLGNTPLHALIVRYALEEARYGYDKWSKWDVLHLVRFLLQNGAKQSINQAGNSAMACVFRHLRDWEVCYELLSMLIKEDGDPNIVGRDGSVPIMVLLVPLINKDHLHHFTHSMKVCYLNCIRMLLQHGANPNCSYRANLKPLHVLVFTVSENFTLNCDTQKRTNFDFIKNILLLLLQHGLDCNKTYQHILQAVMDMVQNVRTCHDMECVYELTLTLIQYGADPNILLSGKTTPAIAIFSTELATFRSSFRTNSCYLLFYYIILITKKEFILLDPHATYQRVIHLFYLTMEHEPLFNCLKSLHNFYVAQVPSKKTEHLIALISSLYRRPRSLKQLARFAIYEAMNRKLAQNINRLNLPGPLKDYVLQFER
- the PolD2 gene encoding DNA polymerase delta subunit 2 encodes the protein MAQRRETKYENLSAQFRLKTHDYQKQFCHLYAHRLAEMTRLLSPLAQEKWGRKEPIKKLCELRGEQDVHCILIGTIYKHQAHKPSILRDISEENQLAPQPPRQNYSEPEDKLVLEDELQRVRLQGELLQGQLMATGVVCAVLGGTDSEGFFNVEDVLFYESGPQKPLKTKNSSRLLVLVSGLDQIQAHTFADALNLFQYWLAGSFGNGKEAGSIVRLIVAGNSVRASAVAHVPTLQVARTQANANDTVQAVTQLDKWFAAWARSLPVDILPGAYDPANFMLPQQPFHKCMFPEAAKLSSFQAVTNPYSCRLDEALVMGTAGQNVSDLLRSTSLDSALEALRCTLKWGHVAPTAPDTLACYPYIDSDPFILRECPHVYFAGNCASFETDLHESSSGKRTRLVCVPSFSRTQSVAVVDLETLACRQVNFSVESD